The Ananas comosus cultivar F153 linkage group 4, ASM154086v1, whole genome shotgun sequence region TGATTTTGCTGGCGAGAAGTTGTTTTAGCGTAGTTATTCTGCATTTTCCCAGGACTTGAATGTGTTCAATGTTATGTTGCAGAAGTGTACATTTCACCTTATATCCCCATTATTTTACATATAGTGGCTACATTTAACCTTTATTTTTCCTGCTCAACATATTCAACATTGAGCAGGTGGTGacgtagggtttttttttttttttctaatgatTTCAGGTATTCATTGATATGCATCAATTTCGAGAAAAATATTTGTAGTCATTATTGGTGCCTAGGACTTGAATGTTTTCACTAGTACGTTGCATAAGTCTGAAGTTAACCTTGCATATCCATGTTTCTTATTGCTTTATGTGAGCAGTAATTCACAAAGAGCGACTGTTATTTGTTGGATGAAGATGTAAGCTTTTgaatgttatttaatttttgttctgCAACTTCTTCAGATGCGTTCCAAGTAATGCTAAACATGTAATTTAAGCAGCAGggtttatttcctttttttcttttgtgttgcTTTCGAAGCTGTTCAGAAGCTTTACCGTTACCAAAGTGGATGTAACTTGTAAGGAATGCAAAGCTTGCCATATGTTGTGTACAAATATTATGATATTGAAGAAGTTGATATGCTTTAATTTTCCATATTGAGGATGAATACGGGAATCATGAATTCatgattattagaatttttagatgCATAAATTTAAACTGTCAACATTTGTCACTTTTTGGTTTATTAGTTAGGATAAGATGGAGCTAGTGTCCcaattgatataatttttggCAGGTTGAGGATGATAAATTCATTGTACCTCGAAATTCGTTGATTGAGGTGAATCAATCGGGCCTTCTGATGGAGACTAAAATTGATATTACTCCGAGAGATCCGCTTCCCACGCCTTCTGTTGGCCCGCTTGACCCAGCTTGTGTTAAAGAAGGTCTTATCGTCTGCGACAAGGAAAGAATGAAAGGACAGCAAGGGGTTAGCTTGGATGAATTAGTTGGAATATTCACCCGTCTTGGACGAGATATGGAGGAAATTGGTGTTACCAGAAGTTATAGATTGGCTGAGAAAGTTGCTTCCATGATGGAGGAAGCGCAGCCTCTCATCGCAAAGGTGCGGAGAGTTCTCCAGTTTCTTGGTTCATCatatttttgctttattttaaACAATTCATGCAAACACTATCTGAACTATACTTCATTTTGAAATGGCTATATTTAAACTTACAAGGTATCGATTTCAACCTAGCTTCTTcttttattagtattattatttttgtatttttctttttcaaatttgtacCTCTCTGTATTGCTTTTGCTTCCTCTCTGAGAATTAAAGTACATTCAGTTCTCCTTTACTGGACTCGAAATTTTTGTGCATCTAAACTCCAATATTAGAGCCCAAAGAACATCTGTTTCCTCTTAATGTCTTCTTTACTTCGTCTGTTACTTTAATTTTGCTTAGTACGTCTTTTGAATTCACTCTAAATCTTTGCAGTtccggaattttttttttttttaaaaaaagattaaatcaTGTTGAGCTATATAACATGTGTTTGATACGCATGCTTACATGCATAGTAGTTTGCTTTAGTGATGTAACAGATTGAAGCCTTAGCTGAAGATATTCAACCTTTGCTTGCTGAGGTTCGCGATAGCGCTCTTCTAAAGGATGTGGAGAGCTTAACCAAAACTCTAGCCGAAACAACCAATGATTTGAGGTCAGTATTATATCTATGATATATTCATTATGTGTATAACATTTGAAAAATATGGAAGGAAACTTCTTTGCTTGAAATGTTTTGTATATGTGTTATCGTACAGAAAAGTGCAATCTTCCATTCTTACCCCCGAGAATTCTGATCTGGTCAGGCAGTCTATTTTCGCCCTTATATTCACACTGAAAAACATTGAGGTTAgctgttttactttttttttttttccaacgtcaaaatagaagcaaaattttatcaaattcttaCTGAGTCCATAATAATCATAGAGTATCACCTCCGATCTATCTGGTTTCACGGGTGATGAGGCTACAAGGCGGAACTTGAAGCTGCTTATTAAGTCTCTCAGCAGACTTCTGTAGTCATTGCAGGTTAGTCAATCTATGAAGCAGTGAACGATTTTGTGAAGTGATACCtcagatatattttttattttcaattgaaGATAAGGGTAATTATTTTCAGATTGTTTCTTCGTTAAATTTTGTACTTAAATGCTTTCTTTAATACTGTTTTCTTTAGAAGATTTCTATGCATCTAAGCACCATGAAATCAAGCGCTGTGTTGCTTATGCTGTTTAAAGCTTTTGCCGAGAGAATTCGGTATAATAAGTTTCATACAGATTTTGCTTTGGAATGCTCTGATCGAGAGTGCCGTGGACCGATGAatcattttgtttgtttttaaagTCAATCTTTTGTTGCGAAGAAATATTTAGCTGTAAATTTAAAGCTTTTTTGTGGGGTTGGGGAGTGCTAACtgtttgattttggttttgtttggcTCATCAAAGGACGCTTGATCGATCTGTTTGTGATGGATATAAAATCATTGTGTGTGTGTTCGTGAAGTAAAAGTGTGATAATGTAACGTATGTCAGAGTTTTAGGCCCATTTTGTTGGGTCCATTTCGTAGCATGCGACCCGAATATTTAGAGTCGGCCCGAAAGGTATTCGGGCCCAGTACGACTCGAATGGGCCTCGGACCAAATGTAACAGTGCGCACGTGACCGGCACGTGCTTTGATAATTCTATTTTTGGTATGTCTCGggtttttaccaaaaaaagggGGTAAGTTTCACTTTTGCGGCGATTCTGCGCCTCGATGCTTTATTCTTAGACatttgttttcaaaaaaaaaaagattctggattttttaattctctttcttCCATGATGAAAATGTTTCTTTTAGGGTCTATTTGGTTGcgaaatttttatatttcttttatcaCAGAAATTTAACATggcatgaattaaaattttttgcgtATACAATCCGTTAAATCTTGAGATTTGAAAATTCACTTCTTTCCTCGAtaattcttttttcaaaaaaatttagcttaaaaacact contains the following coding sequences:
- the LOC109709534 gene encoding protein TRIGALACTOSYLDIACYLGLYCEROL 2, chloroplastic-like — translated: MLLGTSVQVFASKPLLVPTPLTSPASQFQNFGPHLPPNPSKRKLTTPIKASSSGSSHNPSPSRKGNNPLTLILDVPKALWRQTLQPLSDFGFGRQSIWEGGVGLFMVSGAALLALTIAWLRGFQLRSRFRKYQTVFEFSQACGICVGTPVRIRGVTVGSVVQVDSSLKSVDAIVEVEDDKFIVPRNSLIEVNQSGLLMETKIDITPRDPLPTPSVGPLDPACVKEGLIVCDKERMKGQQGVSLDELVGIFTRLGRDMEEIGVTRSYRLAEKVASMMEEAQPLIAKIEALAEDIQPLLAEVRDSALLKDVESLTKTLAETTNDLRKVQSSILTPENSDLVRQSIFALIFTLKNIESITSDLSGFTGDEATRRNLKLLIKSLSRLL